A part of Dreissena polymorpha isolate Duluth1 chromosome 13, UMN_Dpol_1.0, whole genome shotgun sequence genomic DNA contains:
- the LOC127855949 gene encoding glycoprotein-N-acetylgalactosamine 3-beta-galactosyltransferase 1-like isoform X1, which produces MTRFPSYRDPILFGKMQSNTLNFVFGLTIGLVFAYVGISYMTGPPTPWPTQMRYVATEDQETKLRSPLRSFLTHEDLEKIRAIVQPIEFMDAHVHNDDDKEARRLEKEIRVLCWVMTSPENLESKAKHVRSTWARRCNKLLFISSVTNKTFPAIGIDVPEGRDHLTAKTMKAFKYIYEHHMDDADWFMKADDDTYVILENLRYFLSSQNTNEPIYFGHHFKTIVKQGYFSGGAGYVLSKESMRRFGAHGSNETVCRQDGGAEDAEFGKCMENLGVKVGNSTDKLGRSRFHCFDPDTHLMGGYPDWYYQYDAHGAKKGRESISDYAISFHYVPVDKMYAMEFYIYHLRPYGIESGKQELNQGRSS; this is translated from the exons GCAAAATGCAGTCAAACACGTTGAATTTCGTGTTTGGTTTAACTATCGGGCTGGTTTTCGCGTATGTAGGCATCTCCTATATGACCGGTCCCCCGACTCCCTGGCCTACTCAGATGCGCTACGTGGCGACCGAGGACCAGGAGACGAAGTTGAGATCCCCGTTGCGCAGCTTCCTGACACACGAGGACTTGGAGAAGATCAGGGCTATAGTGCAGCCCATAGAGTTTATGGACGCACATGTACACAACG acgacgaCAAAGAAGCGCGACGACTGGAAAAGGAGATACGTGTTCTGTGTTGGGTCATGACCAGCCCGGAGAATCTGGAATCCAAGGCAAAGCACGTACGAAGCACATGGGCCCGACGCTGTAACAAGCTTCTTTTCATCAGTTCGGTGACCAACAAGACGTTTCCCGCCATCGGCATTGACGTGCCGGAAGGGCGCGATCATCTAACAGCGAAAACTATGAaagcttttaaatatatttacgaGCACCATATGGACGATGCCGACTGGTTTATGAAGGCTGACGACGATACGTACGTAATTCTTGAAAATTTGCGATATTTCTTATCCAGTCAAAATACAAACGAGCCTATTTACTTTGGACaccattttaaaacaattgttaaacaGGGTTATTTTAGTGGCGGGGCAGGTTACGTGCTGAGTAAAGAATCGATGCGCAGGTTTGGTGCGCATGGAAGTAACGAAACAGTATGCAGACAAGATGGCGGCGCGGAAGATGCGGAATTTGGCAAGTGTATGGAAAATCTCGGCGTAAAAGTGGGAAATTCTACCGATAAACTAGGGCGCAGTAGATTCCACTGTTTTGATCCCGACACCCATCTCATGGGCGGTTACCCAGACTGGTACTACCAGTACGACGCACATGGGGCGAAAAAG GGTCGTGAAAGCATTAGTGACTATGCTATTTCCTTCCATTACGTACCAGTGGACAAAATGTACGCTATGGAGTTCTACATTTACCATTTGAGACCGTACGGTATAGAGTCGGGCAAACAGGAGTTAAACCAGGGCCGGAGCAGCTGA
- the LOC127855949 gene encoding glycoprotein-N-acetylgalactosamine 3-beta-galactosyltransferase 1-like isoform X2: MSRISAGKMQSNTLNFVFGLTIGLVFAYVGISYMTGPPTPWPTQMRYVATEDQETKLRSPLRSFLTHEDLEKIRAIVQPIEFMDAHVHNDDDKEARRLEKEIRVLCWVMTSPENLESKAKHVRSTWARRCNKLLFISSVTNKTFPAIGIDVPEGRDHLTAKTMKAFKYIYEHHMDDADWFMKADDDTYVILENLRYFLSSQNTNEPIYFGHHFKTIVKQGYFSGGAGYVLSKESMRRFGAHGSNETVCRQDGGAEDAEFGKCMENLGVKVGNSTDKLGRSRFHCFDPDTHLMGGYPDWYYQYDAHGAKKGRESISDYAISFHYVPVDKMYAMEFYIYHLRPYGIESGKQELNQGRSS, from the exons GCAAAATGCAGTCAAACACGTTGAATTTCGTGTTTGGTTTAACTATCGGGCTGGTTTTCGCGTATGTAGGCATCTCCTATATGACCGGTCCCCCGACTCCCTGGCCTACTCAGATGCGCTACGTGGCGACCGAGGACCAGGAGACGAAGTTGAGATCCCCGTTGCGCAGCTTCCTGACACACGAGGACTTGGAGAAGATCAGGGCTATAGTGCAGCCCATAGAGTTTATGGACGCACATGTACACAACG acgacgaCAAAGAAGCGCGACGACTGGAAAAGGAGATACGTGTTCTGTGTTGGGTCATGACCAGCCCGGAGAATCTGGAATCCAAGGCAAAGCACGTACGAAGCACATGGGCCCGACGCTGTAACAAGCTTCTTTTCATCAGTTCGGTGACCAACAAGACGTTTCCCGCCATCGGCATTGACGTGCCGGAAGGGCGCGATCATCTAACAGCGAAAACTATGAaagcttttaaatatatttacgaGCACCATATGGACGATGCCGACTGGTTTATGAAGGCTGACGACGATACGTACGTAATTCTTGAAAATTTGCGATATTTCTTATCCAGTCAAAATACAAACGAGCCTATTTACTTTGGACaccattttaaaacaattgttaaacaGGGTTATTTTAGTGGCGGGGCAGGTTACGTGCTGAGTAAAGAATCGATGCGCAGGTTTGGTGCGCATGGAAGTAACGAAACAGTATGCAGACAAGATGGCGGCGCGGAAGATGCGGAATTTGGCAAGTGTATGGAAAATCTCGGCGTAAAAGTGGGAAATTCTACCGATAAACTAGGGCGCAGTAGATTCCACTGTTTTGATCCCGACACCCATCTCATGGGCGGTTACCCAGACTGGTACTACCAGTACGACGCACATGGGGCGAAAAAG GGTCGTGAAAGCATTAGTGACTATGCTATTTCCTTCCATTACGTACCAGTGGACAAAATGTACGCTATGGAGTTCTACATTTACCATTTGAGACCGTACGGTATAGAGTCGGGCAAACAGGAGTTAAACCAGGGCCGGAGCAGCTGA
- the LOC127855949 gene encoding glycoprotein-N-acetylgalactosamine 3-beta-galactosyltransferase 1-like isoform X3 produces the protein MQSNTLNFVFGLTIGLVFAYVGISYMTGPPTPWPTQMRYVATEDQETKLRSPLRSFLTHEDLEKIRAIVQPIEFMDAHVHNDDDKEARRLEKEIRVLCWVMTSPENLESKAKHVRSTWARRCNKLLFISSVTNKTFPAIGIDVPEGRDHLTAKTMKAFKYIYEHHMDDADWFMKADDDTYVILENLRYFLSSQNTNEPIYFGHHFKTIVKQGYFSGGAGYVLSKESMRRFGAHGSNETVCRQDGGAEDAEFGKCMENLGVKVGNSTDKLGRSRFHCFDPDTHLMGGYPDWYYQYDAHGAKKGRESISDYAISFHYVPVDKMYAMEFYIYHLRPYGIESGKQELNQGRSS, from the exons ATGCAGTCAAACACGTTGAATTTCGTGTTTGGTTTAACTATCGGGCTGGTTTTCGCGTATGTAGGCATCTCCTATATGACCGGTCCCCCGACTCCCTGGCCTACTCAGATGCGCTACGTGGCGACCGAGGACCAGGAGACGAAGTTGAGATCCCCGTTGCGCAGCTTCCTGACACACGAGGACTTGGAGAAGATCAGGGCTATAGTGCAGCCCATAGAGTTTATGGACGCACATGTACACAACG acgacgaCAAAGAAGCGCGACGACTGGAAAAGGAGATACGTGTTCTGTGTTGGGTCATGACCAGCCCGGAGAATCTGGAATCCAAGGCAAAGCACGTACGAAGCACATGGGCCCGACGCTGTAACAAGCTTCTTTTCATCAGTTCGGTGACCAACAAGACGTTTCCCGCCATCGGCATTGACGTGCCGGAAGGGCGCGATCATCTAACAGCGAAAACTATGAaagcttttaaatatatttacgaGCACCATATGGACGATGCCGACTGGTTTATGAAGGCTGACGACGATACGTACGTAATTCTTGAAAATTTGCGATATTTCTTATCCAGTCAAAATACAAACGAGCCTATTTACTTTGGACaccattttaaaacaattgttaaacaGGGTTATTTTAGTGGCGGGGCAGGTTACGTGCTGAGTAAAGAATCGATGCGCAGGTTTGGTGCGCATGGAAGTAACGAAACAGTATGCAGACAAGATGGCGGCGCGGAAGATGCGGAATTTGGCAAGTGTATGGAAAATCTCGGCGTAAAAGTGGGAAATTCTACCGATAAACTAGGGCGCAGTAGATTCCACTGTTTTGATCCCGACACCCATCTCATGGGCGGTTACCCAGACTGGTACTACCAGTACGACGCACATGGGGCGAAAAAG GGTCGTGAAAGCATTAGTGACTATGCTATTTCCTTCCATTACGTACCAGTGGACAAAATGTACGCTATGGAGTTCTACATTTACCATTTGAGACCGTACGGTATAGAGTCGGGCAAACAGGAGTTAAACCAGGGCCGGAGCAGCTGA